From a region of the Candidatus Amarolinea dominans genome:
- a CDS encoding nucleotidyltransferase domain-containing protein — MPNQTVQQAIQMMVERLVARFDPEQIILFGSQARESANPASDVDLLVIMPFSGSKRAKQLEMRVALRDITIPKDIILATPDEVTRRRDIVGTIIRPALREGKVLYARSPE; from the coding sequence ATGCCAAATCAGACAGTCCAACAAGCTATCCAAATGATGGTAGAGCGATTGGTCGCTCGCTTCGATCCCGAGCAAATCATTCTGTTTGGCTCACAGGCGCGCGAGTCGGCCAACCCGGCCAGCGACGTAGACCTGTTGGTGATCATGCCGTTCAGCGGTTCCAAGCGCGCCAAACAACTTGAGATGCGCGTGGCGCTGCGTGACATCACCATTCCAAAAGACATCATTCTGGCGACTCCGGACGAAGTGACCCGGCGACGCGACATCGTTGGCACGATCATCCGGCCTGCACTGCGCGAAGGGAAAGTGCTGTATGCTCGATCTCCTGAATGA
- a CDS encoding 4Fe-4S binding protein codes for MTTTAHIPNFGRIKPRRKGLAAWLTHHTFRRLAQLGVFLFILFIAVQHLLVGEESGTVTASWEAYCPMGGLETMVKYLTTGGSFVSHTHLSNIVLLAAALATALLARNAFCGWLCPLGFIQDMTSRFSTLVQKRVPAVRRAVKTLKARGQRLAVLDRYLRFLKYGVLAWAVTGAAVYGFMVFRDYDPWAALWNLLELSIGPGVAVLALTLIGSLFVERPWCRYACPLGAATGLVGALSPFYLKREVEACKACAICTKACPMGLAVHTATTIKSADCIGCLECVDECPREGALELKLGLPVFGH; via the coding sequence ATGACGACGACCGCCCACATTCCGAATTTTGGTAGGATCAAACCCCGACGCAAGGGCCTGGCAGCCTGGCTCACGCACCACACCTTCCGCCGACTGGCGCAGCTCGGCGTGTTTCTGTTCATTCTGTTCATTGCCGTCCAGCACCTGCTGGTGGGCGAAGAGAGCGGGACGGTCACCGCGTCCTGGGAAGCCTACTGCCCGATGGGCGGCCTGGAGACGATGGTCAAATATCTGACCACCGGCGGCAGTTTTGTTTCACACACGCACCTTTCCAATATCGTCCTACTGGCGGCCGCGCTGGCAACGGCCCTGCTGGCGCGCAACGCCTTTTGCGGCTGGCTCTGCCCGCTTGGTTTCATTCAGGACATGACCAGCCGTTTCTCGACCCTGGTGCAAAAGCGCGTGCCGGCCGTTCGCCGCGCGGTCAAGACGCTCAAGGCGCGCGGGCAGCGCCTGGCTGTACTCGACCGCTATCTGCGTTTCCTGAAGTACGGCGTTCTGGCCTGGGCTGTGACCGGCGCGGCCGTCTACGGATTCATGGTGTTTCGCGACTACGATCCCTGGGCGGCTCTCTGGAATCTGCTGGAGCTGAGCATTGGCCCGGGCGTAGCCGTGCTGGCGCTGACGTTGATCGGATCGCTCTTTGTGGAACGCCCCTGGTGCCGCTACGCCTGTCCCCTGGGCGCAGCCACCGGACTGGTTGGCGCGCTCAGTCCCTTCTACCTCAAGCGTGAGGTTGAGGCCTGCAAGGCGTGCGCCATCTGCACCAAAGCCTGTCCGATGGGATTGGCGGTCCACACGGCGACGACCATCAAGAGCGCGGACTGCATCGGCTGCCTGGAGTGCGTGGATGAGTGCCCGCGCGAGGGCGCCCTGGAACTGAAACTTGGCCTGCCGGTCTTTGGTCATTGA
- a CDS encoding DUF2281 domain-containing protein: MVALERIQQVLLRLPPSYQTEVLDFTEYLLAKAKREAVYREDDWSSLSLSFAMRGMEDEETPTYALSDLTVVFA; this comes from the coding sequence ATGGTCGCTCTGGAACGAATTCAACAAGTTCTTCTGAGATTGCCTCCTTCCTACCAGACAGAAGTGCTTGATTTCACTGAGTATCTTCTGGCAAAAGCGAAACGCGAGGCAGTGTATCGAGAGGATGATTGGTCGTCGTTGTCGCTCTCCTTTGCTATGCGCGGAATGGAGGACGAAGAGACACCCACCTACGCGCTATCTGACCTCACGGTGGTGTTCGCATGA
- a CDS encoding HAMP domain-containing protein, whose protein sequence is MNRLWLKLSLAFLAISLAAIGVVAVFSALATGEQFRQYVVASGMSGQPAWAQTLTDYYAANGSWDGVESVLAQLGPGNMGRGRAGAAGPNIAVADASGRVVASRTGELVGDVLPASALAQGVALTLNGRPIGALVNVRPADVVLDAQGLAFLSRVQNSLAWAALLAAALSLTLGVLVSRLLTAPLARLTQAAQAITGGDLSQRVAVQSHDEIGVLGAAFDEMAASLAESETLRKNLVADISHELRTPLTIIQGNLQAILDGVYPLEMAQMAGLHDETRLLTRLVDDLHDLALADAGQLRLERLPVNLTELAASALDQFGPAAEAAGVRLELAADDAAAVVLGDADRLAQVLRNLLSNALRHTPAGGAITVRLAHRADQVQMQISDTGSGIAADDLPHVFDRFYRGDKSRSRRGGGAGLGLAIARQLIRGHDGAIEVASASGQGTTFIVTLPAAPDDLLPAAPDDLLHAKDG, encoded by the coding sequence GTGAACCGCCTGTGGCTCAAGCTGAGCCTGGCCTTCCTCGCGATCTCCCTGGCCGCCATCGGCGTGGTGGCTGTGTTTTCGGCCCTCGCCACCGGCGAACAGTTTCGCCAGTACGTGGTTGCCAGCGGCATGAGCGGTCAACCGGCCTGGGCGCAGACTTTGACCGACTACTATGCGGCCAACGGCAGTTGGGATGGCGTGGAGAGCGTGCTGGCGCAGCTTGGCCCTGGCAACATGGGGCGCGGACGGGCCGGCGCGGCCGGTCCCAACATCGCGGTGGCCGACGCCTCCGGCCGCGTGGTGGCGAGTAGGACCGGAGAGCTTGTCGGCGATGTCCTGCCGGCCAGCGCGCTGGCGCAGGGCGTTGCCTTGACGCTGAATGGCCGGCCGATCGGCGCCCTGGTCAATGTGCGGCCGGCCGATGTGGTGCTCGATGCGCAGGGACTGGCATTCCTGAGCCGCGTGCAGAACTCCCTGGCCTGGGCCGCGCTCCTGGCGGCCGCCCTCTCGCTCACCCTGGGCGTCCTCGTCAGTCGCCTGCTGACCGCGCCGCTGGCGCGCCTGACGCAGGCCGCGCAGGCGATTACCGGCGGCGATCTTTCGCAGCGCGTCGCGGTGCAGAGCCATGACGAGATCGGCGTCCTGGGCGCGGCTTTCGACGAGATGGCTGCCAGCCTGGCTGAATCGGAGACGCTGCGCAAGAACCTGGTGGCTGACATCTCACACGAACTGCGCACGCCCCTGACGATCATCCAGGGCAATCTGCAGGCGATCCTGGATGGCGTCTACCCACTGGAAATGGCGCAGATGGCCGGCCTTCACGACGAAACGCGGCTGCTGACCCGCCTGGTGGATGATCTGCACGATCTGGCCCTGGCCGACGCCGGCCAACTACGCCTGGAGCGGCTGCCGGTCAACCTGACCGAGCTGGCTGCCAGCGCGCTCGATCAATTCGGCCCGGCGGCCGAGGCGGCGGGCGTCAGGCTGGAGTTGGCGGCTGACGACGCCGCGGCCGTTGTGCTGGGCGACGCTGATCGCCTGGCGCAGGTGCTGCGCAACCTGTTGAGCAACGCGCTGCGCCACACGCCCGCCGGCGGCGCCATCACCGTGCGCCTGGCCCACCGCGCCGACCAGGTGCAGATGCAGATCAGCGACACCGGTTCGGGTATTGCCGCGGATGACCTCCCGCATGTCTTCGATCGTTTCTATCGCGGGGACAAGAGCCGCAGTCGCCGCGGCGGCGGCGCCGGGCTGGGGCTGGCGATTGCCCGTCAATTGATCCGCGGCCATGACGGCGCCATCGAGGTTGCCAGCGCCAGCGGGCAGGGGACAACCTTCATCGTGACGCTGCCCGCAGCGCCAGACGACCTGCTGCCCGCAGCGCCAGACGACCTGCTGCACGCAAAGGACGGTTGA
- a CDS encoding response regulator transcription factor translates to MTAKILVVDDEAKIVKLVRSYLEQAGFAVVEAADGQTALIQARREQPDLIVLDLGLPGLDGLEVTRTLRRERATPIIMLTARIEDTDKIVGLELGADDYITKPFNPRELVARVRSVLRRTGSAAPAPAVLRAGEMVLDTGGHQATLDGRILDLTPTEFELLAVLLQNPGRVFTRLELLDRVQGDAYEGYERTIDAHIKNLRAKLGDDPRHPRFIQTVFGIGYKLGGLGGLGGDL, encoded by the coding sequence ATGACTGCAAAAATCCTGGTTGTGGATGATGAAGCCAAGATCGTCAAGCTGGTGCGTTCGTATTTGGAACAGGCCGGCTTTGCGGTTGTGGAGGCCGCTGACGGCCAAACTGCGCTGATCCAGGCCCGGCGCGAGCAGCCAGACCTGATCGTGCTTGATCTGGGGCTGCCTGGGCTGGACGGGCTTGAGGTTACGCGCACCTTGCGCCGCGAGCGGGCCACGCCCATCATCATGCTGACCGCGCGCATCGAAGATACCGACAAGATCGTGGGGCTGGAACTGGGCGCGGACGATTACATCACCAAACCGTTCAACCCGCGCGAACTGGTGGCGCGGGTGCGCTCGGTTCTGCGGCGGACCGGGAGCGCAGCGCCGGCGCCGGCGGTTTTGCGCGCCGGCGAAATGGTCCTGGACACGGGCGGACACCAGGCCACCCTCGATGGTCGCATCCTCGATCTCACCCCAACCGAGTTCGAGCTCCTGGCCGTGCTCTTGCAGAACCCCGGACGCGTCTTCACCAGGCTGGAACTGCTCGACCGCGTGCAGGGCGATGCCTATGAGGGCTATGAGCGCACGATTGACGCCCACATCAAGAACCTGCGCGCCAAGTTAGGCGATGACCCACGCCACCCGCGCTTCATCCAAACGGTGTTCGGCATCGGCTATAAACTAGGGGGACTAGGGGGACTGGGAGGCGATCTGTGA
- the gyrA gene encoding DNA gyrase subunit A: MNIGIIKPIDIDQEMQTAYLDYAMSVIVARALPDVRDGLKPVHRRILYAMHDMGLSHDRTHKKSARIVGEVLGKYHPHGDAAVYEAMVRMAQDFSLRYMLVDGQGNFGSVDGDNAAAMRYTEARLARIASTVLADLDKDTVPFGPNFDESLREPIILPALLPNLLVNGASGIAVGMATNVPPHNIGEVCDALIYLIDNVQRMDDVSIEDLMQFIQGPDFPTGGLVFRYGGTATGEQEDLIAQSYAVGKGRFVIQAKAHLEEMSRNRNRIVVTELPYMTNKTRLLERIAELVRDGRLEGISDLRDESDRTGMRIAIELTRTVNAQQILNDLFRLTPMQQTFAVSLLALVDGEPRLLSLKKILTHYIEHRREIIRRRTEFDLARARARAHIIQGLLIALKNLDEVIQIIRSSRTAETARTNLMGRFQLSEVQAQAILDMPLKRLAQLEQQKLEQEHKELLRLIASLEALLASQGKMLALIQEELRQLKATYGDARRTQIVERAKGKMSAQDLLPDQDVWVMAAREGTLARRPLEELKPAMLRSLAANSDLALLRANTRHVLALFSRDGRSVRLGLHQVNEVNQGNQGSGSHWADLSGFTRRDRIAAIVTIPRNLNGDSFLVLVSRQGRIKRVALNDFLDSVNLEPTVVFNLDDKDELGWVMLAPAGSELLLVTRQGQAIRFKDEDVRPVGLPAGGVNAIKLGNKDQVIHAGLAAPAAELLTVSELGYLKRSALGDFPTQGRAGSGVVAHSLNARSGKLAQAAVAAPGGLLALGASQASWHVLALADVPLAGRNTQGKALLSLARGEQVSGLLVVGQGGSAEPGETRETPPAANRPPSSAARGAKGQAQPAAERQLTLALPSGREAPAAAARTAPAAKPGKSTAAAPVTTIAPGPGKTTAAAPVTATVAPAAKPDKTAAAPKSAPGAAAPVTATVAPAAKPDKTAAASPPVPQVPPVAPAARPPRRSAAAAPRP; the protein is encoded by the coding sequence ATGAATATCGGTATTATCAAACCCATTGACATTGACCAGGAAATGCAGACGGCTTACCTGGATTACGCGATGAGCGTCATCGTCGCCCGTGCGCTCCCCGACGTGCGCGATGGACTCAAACCGGTGCATCGGCGCATTCTCTACGCCATGCATGACATGGGCTTGAGCCATGACCGGACGCACAAAAAGAGCGCCCGCATCGTCGGTGAAGTGTTGGGCAAGTACCATCCGCATGGCGACGCCGCGGTGTATGAGGCGATGGTGCGCATGGCGCAAGATTTCTCCCTGCGCTACATGTTGGTGGACGGCCAGGGCAACTTCGGCTCCGTAGATGGCGACAACGCCGCGGCCATGCGCTACACCGAGGCCCGCCTGGCGCGCATTGCCTCCACCGTGCTGGCTGATCTGGACAAAGACACCGTGCCCTTTGGCCCCAACTTTGACGAATCGCTGCGCGAGCCTATCATCCTGCCGGCCCTCCTGCCCAATCTGCTCGTCAACGGCGCCAGCGGCATTGCCGTTGGCATGGCCACCAACGTGCCGCCGCACAACATCGGCGAAGTCTGCGACGCGCTGATCTATCTGATTGACAACGTCCAACGTATGGACGATGTCAGCATCGAAGACCTCATGCAGTTCATCCAAGGCCCGGACTTTCCCACCGGTGGGCTGGTCTTCCGTTATGGCGGTACCGCCACCGGCGAGCAGGAAGACCTCATCGCTCAGAGCTATGCCGTGGGCAAGGGGCGCTTCGTCATCCAGGCCAAAGCGCACCTGGAAGAGATGAGCCGCAACCGCAATCGCATCGTGGTCACCGAGCTGCCCTACATGACCAACAAGACGCGCCTGCTGGAGCGCATCGCCGAGTTGGTGCGCGATGGCCGCCTGGAAGGCATCAGCGACCTGCGCGACGAATCTGATCGCACAGGGATGCGCATCGCCATCGAACTCACGCGCACGGTGAACGCACAGCAAATTCTGAACGACCTTTTCCGCCTGACGCCCATGCAGCAGACGTTTGCCGTCTCCTTGCTGGCCCTGGTGGACGGTGAGCCACGCCTGCTGTCGCTCAAGAAAATCCTGACCCACTACATCGAGCATCGTCGCGAGATCATTCGGCGCCGCACGGAGTTCGATCTGGCCCGCGCCCGCGCGCGGGCGCACATCATCCAAGGACTGTTGATCGCGCTCAAGAACCTGGACGAGGTCATTCAGATCATTCGCAGTTCGCGCACCGCCGAGACCGCGCGCACCAACCTGATGGGTCGCTTTCAACTGAGTGAAGTTCAGGCGCAGGCCATCCTCGACATGCCGCTCAAACGCCTGGCGCAGTTGGAACAGCAAAAACTGGAGCAGGAGCACAAGGAATTACTGCGCCTGATTGCCAGCCTGGAGGCGCTGCTGGCCTCGCAGGGCAAGATGCTGGCCCTGATTCAAGAGGAACTGCGCCAACTCAAGGCCACGTACGGCGACGCCCGCCGCACGCAGATTGTAGAACGGGCCAAAGGCAAAATGAGCGCGCAGGACCTCTTGCCCGACCAGGACGTGTGGGTGATGGCGGCCCGCGAAGGCACGCTTGCCCGCCGCCCGCTGGAGGAACTGAAGCCCGCCATGCTGCGCAGCCTGGCAGCCAACAGCGACCTGGCGCTACTGCGCGCCAACACGCGCCACGTCCTGGCGCTGTTCAGTCGCGATGGCCGCAGCGTACGCCTGGGGCTGCACCAGGTTAACGAGGTTAATCAGGGCAATCAGGGCAGCGGCAGTCACTGGGCCGATCTCAGCGGCTTCACGCGGCGCGACCGCATCGCGGCCATCGTCACCATACCCCGCAATCTCAACGGCGATAGTTTCCTGGTACTGGTTTCGCGGCAGGGCCGGATCAAGCGCGTGGCGCTGAACGATTTCCTGGACAGCGTCAACCTGGAGCCAACCGTCGTTTTCAATCTGGATGACAAGGACGAACTGGGCTGGGTCATGCTGGCGCCGGCCGGCAGCGAGCTGCTGCTCGTCACCCGCCAAGGGCAGGCCATTCGCTTCAAGGACGAGGATGTGCGTCCCGTCGGTCTGCCCGCGGGCGGCGTCAACGCCATCAAACTGGGCAACAAGGATCAGGTCATCCACGCAGGGTTGGCCGCGCCCGCGGCCGAACTGCTGACAGTGAGCGAACTGGGCTACCTGAAGCGCAGCGCGCTGGGCGATTTTCCCACGCAAGGCCGCGCCGGCAGCGGCGTCGTCGCGCACAGCCTCAACGCTCGTTCCGGTAAGCTGGCACAGGCGGCCGTGGCCGCGCCGGGGGGCCTGCTGGCGCTGGGCGCCAGTCAAGCGTCATGGCACGTCCTGGCCCTGGCCGATGTGCCGCTGGCCGGACGCAACACGCAGGGCAAGGCGCTGCTCTCCCTGGCCCGCGGCGAACAGGTGAGCGGACTGCTGGTGGTGGGTCAGGGGGGGAGCGCTGAGCCAGGTGAGACCAGAGAGACTCCCCCGGCCGCTAACCGACCGCCAAGCAGTGCCGCGCGCGGGGCGAAGGGTCAGGCGCAGCCCGCAGCCGAGCGCCAGTTGACCCTGGCCCTACCGTCAGGCAGGGAGGCGCCGGCCGCCGCAGCCAGGACTGCGCCCGCAGCCAAGCCGGGCAAGTCCACCGCCGCCGCGCCCGTGACAACGATCGCGCCTGGGCCGGGCAAGACCACCGCCGCCGCGCCCGTGACAGCAACAGTCGCGCCCGCAGCCAAGCCAGACAAGACCGCGGCCGCGCCCAAGTCCGCGCCGGGGGCCGCCGCGCCCGTGACAGCAACAGTCGCGCCCGCAGCCAAGCCAGACAAGACCGCGGCCGCAAGTCCGCCGGTGCCCCAAGTCCCGCCGGTCGCCCCCGCAGCCCGCCCCCCCAGGCGGTCGGCCGCCGCCGCGCCGCGCCCGTGA